A part of Botrytis cinerea B05.10 chromosome 2, complete sequence genomic DNA contains:
- the Bcyhk8 gene encoding Bcyhk8, whose translation MTDHTGLEKDDLHDFKSSNTASVTLASSLSDHENHYPPLSHAPSITSLSSDSINSDPLAPLEQALTPNLETVAEQLAHAQLSYTRTGTSYATTGSRNPSFEVDFEDNDPDDPRNWPLWYRSYTIFAVSFATWSTVLYSSSYTSSMPGMMKEFSVTSEPLATLGVTTYLLGLATGSLVLAPLSEIWGRRPVYIGSLAFFSLMVLPCALATSLGEVLGVRFVGALAGAAMISNSPGTVADITTDQYRALVFSIWSIGPMNGPVTGPLIGGFAAEYLGWRWTNWIVMILSGCAWIACGFVKETYAPVILIKKAARMRKETGDERYWCRYDQKKSFYEILKINLSRPFVLSTTEPILWFWNTYIAVIYGILYLCFVAYPIIFTDMRGWSLGQTGLAFLGIGLGTMLGIVAEPLIRKMINSHKKDPETGKVPPEASVSIICIAAILCPIGQLWFSWTCVPITIHWVWPILAGIPFGAGNTLVFIYGTNYLAGSYGIYSASALAGNSVVRSIVGGTLPLAGPAMYGALKPQWAGTLLGLVQVFLIPIPFIFYKWGSKIRAKSPLIKQMREEQERNDKRAARAKRKEERKAAMGTENGGVMRASEKDMEKGGDVVTGMEEKA comes from the exons ATGACGGACCATACAGGCCTTGAGAAGGATGATCTCCATGatttcaaatcctcaaataCAGCTTCTGTGACTCTCGCATCTTCATTATCAGATCATGAAAATCACTACCCTCCGCTTTCGCATGCTCCTTCTATCACCTCTTTATCGTCCGATTCAATCAATAGTGATCCTCTTGCCCCTCTTGAACAGGCTCTCACTCCAAATCTTGAAACGGTTGCCGAACAACTCGCGCATGCCCAATTAAGTTATACGAGAACCGGTACATCATACGCGACTACTGGATCACGGAACCCATCATTCGAAGTTGATTTCGAAGACAACGATCCTGATGATCCAAGGAACTGGCCTTTGTGGTATCGATCCTATACAATCTTTGCCGTTAGTTTTGCGACATGGTCTACGGTTTTGTATAGTTCGTCTTATACATCCAGCATGCCAGGCATGATGAAAGAATTCTCCGTCACAAGTGAACCACTAGCTACATTGGGTGTGACGACATATTTACTCGGATTGGCGACTGGTAGTTTGGTTCTTGCACCGTTGAGTGAGATTTGGGGTAGAAGACCAGTTTATATTGGATCCCTggctttcttctctttgatGGTTCTACCGTGTGCCTTGGCAACTTCATTAGGGGAGGTCTTGGGTGTTAGGTTTGTTGG TGCTCTTGCAGGTGCTGCTATGATATCAAACTCTCCTGGAACAGTCGCAGATATCACAACGGACCAATACCGGGCATTGGTTTTTAGTATCTGGAGTATTGGGCCAATGAATGGTCCAGTAACGGGCCCCCTCATCGGTGGTTTTGCTGCAGAATACTTaggatggagatggacaAATTGGATTGTGATGATACTTTCCGGATGCGCTTGGATAGCTTGCGGATTTGTCAAAGAGACTTATGCACCAGTCATCTTAATCAAGAAGGCAGCAAGAATGCGCAAAGAAACGGGCGATGAGCGATATTGGTGTCGATACGATCAAAAGAAGAGCT tCTAtgagatcttgaagattAATCTTTCTCGGCCATTCGTTCTAAGTACTACAGAGCCAATTCTTTGGTTTTGGAATACGTACATTGCT GTGATATATGGCATCCTTTATCTTTGTTTCGTCGCCTACCCGATTATTTTCACGGACATGCGTGGATGGAGCCTCGGCCAGACCGGTCTCGCTTTCCTAGGAATTGGATTAGGAACTATGCTCGGAATTGTTGCTGAACCACTTATTCGCAAAATGATCAACTCGCATAAGAAAGATCCCGAGACCGGAAAAGTTCCACCCGAAGCTTCGGTCAGCATTATTTGTATAGCAGCTATTTTATGTCCCATCGGTCAACTCTGGTTTTCTTGGACTTGCGTTCCCATCACCATTCATTGGGTCTGGCCTATTCTCGCCGGCATTCCTTTCGGAGCAGGAAATACCTTAGTGTTCATCTACGGAACGAATTATCTCGCTGGCTCATACGGTATTTATTCGGCATCCGCATTGGCGGGAAATAGTGTGGTCAGATCGATTGTTGGAGGTACATTACCATTGGCTGGGCCGGCGATGTATGGTGCGCTTAAACCGCAATGGGCTGGAACTCTTCTGGGATTAGTACAGGTCTTTCTGATTCCCAttcctttcattttctaCAAATGGGGATCCAAGATCAGAGCGAAGAGTCCATTGATTAAACAGATGAGGGAGGAACAGGAGAGAAATGATAAGAGAGCTGCTAGGgcgaagagaaaggaggaaaggaaagcgGCGATGGGTACAGAAAATGGAGGAGTGATGAGAGCAAGTGAGAAAGACATGGAAAAGGGAGGCGATGTTGTGACTGGGATGGAAGAAAAGGCGTGA